One genomic window of Arachis stenosperma cultivar V10309 chromosome 10, arast.V10309.gnm1.PFL2, whole genome shotgun sequence includes the following:
- the LOC130954336 gene encoding uncharacterized protein LOC130954336 isoform X1, with the protein MASVESRNKLIASALCKHLSLDPSIIPADSLGSDVKNLYSNIKAASANAVNQSDEVLKWVEFAEAFPLTLESNFENLKTLNDELSVKSVLLGNGLKTSEADVIVFSAIHSSVINLSNPNKEKLPHVLRWMDYIQHKEDFVGLFEKIPLQKPEFEPPVNVTKPAVTSEADSKSTKTEQSVKNVNKKEPDTSNGKSKADVCESTSVCVCVCVCGTKGKPAGDKESTKVKAKPAEKEVPEKDNELSVSLLNIQVGLIRNAWKHPSADSLLVEEIDVGETKLRQVVSGLAKYCSPDELTNRLVVLITNVKPGKLRDVMSEGLVLCASNEDHSKVEPLLPPQGAKIGERVSFSGIDGKPEDVLNPKKKQLEKITPNLFTDEKGVATFKGIPFMTSGGPCTSSIAKATIK; encoded by the exons ATGGCTTCCGTTGAAAGCAGAAACAAATTGATAGCTTCGGCTCTTTGCAAGCACCTTTCATTGGATCCT AGTATTATTCCTGCTGATAGTTTAGGAAGCGATGTTAAGAACCTTTATTCGAACATCAAAGCTGCATCTGCAAATGCTGTTAATCAAAGTGATGAG GTGCTGAAGTGGGTAGAATTTGCAGAAGCTTTCCCCCTCACCCTCGAATCAAACTTCGAGAATCTCAAGACATTGAATGATGAACTGTCTGTAAAGTCTGTGCTACTGGGAAATGGATTGAAAACCTCCGAAGCTGATGTTATAGTGTTTTCCGCGATTCATTCCTCCGTG ATCAACCTTTCAAATCCAAACAAGGAAAAGCTGCCACATGTGTTGAGATGGATGGATTACATCCAG CACAAGGAGGACTTTGTAGGTTTATTTGAGAAAATACCATTGCAGAAGCCTGAATTTGAGCCTCCAGTAAAT GTAACAAAACCAGCTGTTACTTCGGAAGCtgattcaaaatcaaccaaaactgAGCAAAGTGTAAAGAATGTTAACAAGAAAGAACCAGACACAAGCAATGGCAAAAGCAAAGCTGATGTTTGTGAATCAacctctgtgtgtgtgtgtgtgtgtgtgtgt gGCACTAAGGGAAAGCCAGCAGGAGACAAAGAATCTACAAAAGTCAAGGCAAAACCTGCTGAAAAAGAAGTGCCTGAGAAAGACAATGAACTTAGCGTCAGTTTACTTAATATTCAAGTAGGACTAATCCGCAATGCGTGGAAGCATCCATCTGCAGATAG TTTGCTAGTTGAGGAGATAGATGTTGGGGAAACAAAATTGCGGCAGGTTGTTAGTGGTTTGGCAAAGTATTGTAGTCCCGATGAGTTGACG AATCGGCTTGTTGTACTTATTACAAATGTCAAACCTGGAAAACTACGGGATGTGATGTCTGAAGGACTg GTATTATGTGCTTCTAATGAAGATCACAGCAAGGTGGAGCCCTTGCTCCCTCCACAAGGAGCTAAAATAGGGGAACGTGTTTCCTTTTCTGG GATTGATGGTAAGCCAGAAGATGTACTTAACCCAAAAAAGAAACAGCTTGAGAAGATCACACCG AATCTCTTCACTGATGAGAAGGGTGTGGCCACATTCAAGGGAATACCATTTATGACATCTGGTGGACCATGTACGTCATCCATTGCCAAGGcaactattaaataa
- the LOC130954336 gene encoding methionine--tRNA ligase, cytoplasmic isoform X5, with protein sequence MASVESRNKLIASALCKHLSLDPSIIPADSLGSDVKNLYSNIKAASANAVNQSDEVLKWVEFAEAFPLTLESNFENLKTLNDELSVKSVLLGNGLKTSEADVIVFSAIHSSVINLSNPNKEKLPHVLRWMDYIQHKEDFVGLFEKIPLQKPEFEPPVNGTKGKPAGDKESTKVKAKPAEKEVPEKDNELSVSLLNIQVGLIRNAWKHPSADSLLVEEIDVGETKLRQVVSGLAKYCSPDELTNRLVVLITNVKPGKLRDVMSEGLVLCASNEDHSKVEPLLPPQGAKIGERVSFSGIDGKPEDVLNPKKKQLEKITPNLFTDEKGVATFKGIPFMTSGGPCTSSIAKATIK encoded by the exons ATGGCTTCCGTTGAAAGCAGAAACAAATTGATAGCTTCGGCTCTTTGCAAGCACCTTTCATTGGATCCT AGTATTATTCCTGCTGATAGTTTAGGAAGCGATGTTAAGAACCTTTATTCGAACATCAAAGCTGCATCTGCAAATGCTGTTAATCAAAGTGATGAG GTGCTGAAGTGGGTAGAATTTGCAGAAGCTTTCCCCCTCACCCTCGAATCAAACTTCGAGAATCTCAAGACATTGAATGATGAACTGTCTGTAAAGTCTGTGCTACTGGGAAATGGATTGAAAACCTCCGAAGCTGATGTTATAGTGTTTTCCGCGATTCATTCCTCCGTG ATCAACCTTTCAAATCCAAACAAGGAAAAGCTGCCACATGTGTTGAGATGGATGGATTACATCCAG CACAAGGAGGACTTTGTAGGTTTATTTGAGAAAATACCATTGCAGAAGCCTGAATTTGAGCCTCCAGTAAAT gGCACTAAGGGAAAGCCAGCAGGAGACAAAGAATCTACAAAAGTCAAGGCAAAACCTGCTGAAAAAGAAGTGCCTGAGAAAGACAATGAACTTAGCGTCAGTTTACTTAATATTCAAGTAGGACTAATCCGCAATGCGTGGAAGCATCCATCTGCAGATAG TTTGCTAGTTGAGGAGATAGATGTTGGGGAAACAAAATTGCGGCAGGTTGTTAGTGGTTTGGCAAAGTATTGTAGTCCCGATGAGTTGACG AATCGGCTTGTTGTACTTATTACAAATGTCAAACCTGGAAAACTACGGGATGTGATGTCTGAAGGACTg GTATTATGTGCTTCTAATGAAGATCACAGCAAGGTGGAGCCCTTGCTCCCTCCACAAGGAGCTAAAATAGGGGAACGTGTTTCCTTTTCTGG GATTGATGGTAAGCCAGAAGATGTACTTAACCCAAAAAAGAAACAGCTTGAGAAGATCACACCG AATCTCTTCACTGATGAGAAGGGTGTGGCCACATTCAAGGGAATACCATTTATGACATCTGGTGGACCATGTACGTCATCCATTGCCAAGGcaactattaaataa
- the LOC130954336 gene encoding uncharacterized protein LOC130954336 isoform X2 — protein sequence MASVESRNKLIASALCKHLSLDPSIIPADSLGSDVKNLYSNIKAASANAVNQSDEVLKWVEFAEAFPLTLESNFENLKTLNDELSVKSVLLGNGLKTSEADVIVFSAIHSSVINLSNPNKEKLPHVLRWMDYIQHKEDFVGLFEKIPLQKPEFEPPVNVTKPAVTSEADSKSTKTEQSVKNVNKKEPDTSNGKSKADVCESTSVCGTKGKPAGDKESTKVKAKPAEKEVPEKDNELSVSLLNIQVGLIRNAWKHPSADSLLVEEIDVGETKLRQVVSGLAKYCSPDELTNRLVVLITNVKPGKLRDVMSEGLVLCASNEDHSKVEPLLPPQGAKIGERVSFSGIDGKPEDVLNPKKKQLEKITPNLFTDEKGVATFKGIPFMTSGGPCTSSIAKATIK from the exons ATGGCTTCCGTTGAAAGCAGAAACAAATTGATAGCTTCGGCTCTTTGCAAGCACCTTTCATTGGATCCT AGTATTATTCCTGCTGATAGTTTAGGAAGCGATGTTAAGAACCTTTATTCGAACATCAAAGCTGCATCTGCAAATGCTGTTAATCAAAGTGATGAG GTGCTGAAGTGGGTAGAATTTGCAGAAGCTTTCCCCCTCACCCTCGAATCAAACTTCGAGAATCTCAAGACATTGAATGATGAACTGTCTGTAAAGTCTGTGCTACTGGGAAATGGATTGAAAACCTCCGAAGCTGATGTTATAGTGTTTTCCGCGATTCATTCCTCCGTG ATCAACCTTTCAAATCCAAACAAGGAAAAGCTGCCACATGTGTTGAGATGGATGGATTACATCCAG CACAAGGAGGACTTTGTAGGTTTATTTGAGAAAATACCATTGCAGAAGCCTGAATTTGAGCCTCCAGTAAAT GTAACAAAACCAGCTGTTACTTCGGAAGCtgattcaaaatcaaccaaaactgAGCAAAGTGTAAAGAATGTTAACAAGAAAGAACCAGACACAAGCAATGGCAAAAGCAAAGCTGATGTTTGTGAATCAacctctgtgtgt gGCACTAAGGGAAAGCCAGCAGGAGACAAAGAATCTACAAAAGTCAAGGCAAAACCTGCTGAAAAAGAAGTGCCTGAGAAAGACAATGAACTTAGCGTCAGTTTACTTAATATTCAAGTAGGACTAATCCGCAATGCGTGGAAGCATCCATCTGCAGATAG TTTGCTAGTTGAGGAGATAGATGTTGGGGAAACAAAATTGCGGCAGGTTGTTAGTGGTTTGGCAAAGTATTGTAGTCCCGATGAGTTGACG AATCGGCTTGTTGTACTTATTACAAATGTCAAACCTGGAAAACTACGGGATGTGATGTCTGAAGGACTg GTATTATGTGCTTCTAATGAAGATCACAGCAAGGTGGAGCCCTTGCTCCCTCCACAAGGAGCTAAAATAGGGGAACGTGTTTCCTTTTCTGG GATTGATGGTAAGCCAGAAGATGTACTTAACCCAAAAAAGAAACAGCTTGAGAAGATCACACCG AATCTCTTCACTGATGAGAAGGGTGTGGCCACATTCAAGGGAATACCATTTATGACATCTGGTGGACCATGTACGTCATCCATTGCCAAGGcaactattaaataa
- the LOC130954336 gene encoding uncharacterized protein LOC130954336 isoform X4 has translation MASVESRNKLIASALCKHLSLDPSIIPADSLGSDVKNLYSNIKAASANAVNQSDEVLKWVEFAEAFPLTLESNFENLKTLNDELSVKSVLLGNGLKTSEADVIVFSAIHSSVINLSNPNKEKLPHVLRWMDYIQHKEDFVGLFEKIPLQKPEFEPPVNVTKPAVTSEADSKSTKTEQSVKNVNKKEPDTSNGKSKADGTKGKPAGDKESTKVKAKPAEKEVPEKDNELSVSLLNIQVGLIRNAWKHPSADSLLVEEIDVGETKLRQVVSGLAKYCSPDELTNRLVVLITNVKPGKLRDVMSEGLVLCASNEDHSKVEPLLPPQGAKIGERVSFSGIDGKPEDVLNPKKKQLEKITPNLFTDEKGVATFKGIPFMTSGGPCTSSIAKATIK, from the exons ATGGCTTCCGTTGAAAGCAGAAACAAATTGATAGCTTCGGCTCTTTGCAAGCACCTTTCATTGGATCCT AGTATTATTCCTGCTGATAGTTTAGGAAGCGATGTTAAGAACCTTTATTCGAACATCAAAGCTGCATCTGCAAATGCTGTTAATCAAAGTGATGAG GTGCTGAAGTGGGTAGAATTTGCAGAAGCTTTCCCCCTCACCCTCGAATCAAACTTCGAGAATCTCAAGACATTGAATGATGAACTGTCTGTAAAGTCTGTGCTACTGGGAAATGGATTGAAAACCTCCGAAGCTGATGTTATAGTGTTTTCCGCGATTCATTCCTCCGTG ATCAACCTTTCAAATCCAAACAAGGAAAAGCTGCCACATGTGTTGAGATGGATGGATTACATCCAG CACAAGGAGGACTTTGTAGGTTTATTTGAGAAAATACCATTGCAGAAGCCTGAATTTGAGCCTCCAGTAAAT GTAACAAAACCAGCTGTTACTTCGGAAGCtgattcaaaatcaaccaaaactgAGCAAAGTGTAAAGAATGTTAACAAGAAAGAACCAGACACAAGCAATGGCAAAAGCAAAGCTGAT gGCACTAAGGGAAAGCCAGCAGGAGACAAAGAATCTACAAAAGTCAAGGCAAAACCTGCTGAAAAAGAAGTGCCTGAGAAAGACAATGAACTTAGCGTCAGTTTACTTAATATTCAAGTAGGACTAATCCGCAATGCGTGGAAGCATCCATCTGCAGATAG TTTGCTAGTTGAGGAGATAGATGTTGGGGAAACAAAATTGCGGCAGGTTGTTAGTGGTTTGGCAAAGTATTGTAGTCCCGATGAGTTGACG AATCGGCTTGTTGTACTTATTACAAATGTCAAACCTGGAAAACTACGGGATGTGATGTCTGAAGGACTg GTATTATGTGCTTCTAATGAAGATCACAGCAAGGTGGAGCCCTTGCTCCCTCCACAAGGAGCTAAAATAGGGGAACGTGTTTCCTTTTCTGG GATTGATGGTAAGCCAGAAGATGTACTTAACCCAAAAAAGAAACAGCTTGAGAAGATCACACCG AATCTCTTCACTGATGAGAAGGGTGTGGCCACATTCAAGGGAATACCATTTATGACATCTGGTGGACCATGTACGTCATCCATTGCCAAGGcaactattaaataa
- the LOC130954336 gene encoding uncharacterized protein LOC130954336 isoform X3, protein MASVESRNKLIASALCKHLSLDPSIIPADSLGSDVKNLYSNIKAASANAVNQSDEVLKWVEFAEAFPLTLESNFENLKTLNDELSVKSVLLGNGLKTSEADVIVFSAIHSSVINLSNPNKEKLPHVLRWMDYIQHKEDFVGLFEKIPLQKPEFEPPVNVTKPAVTSEADSKSTKTEQSVKNVNKKEPDTSNGKSKADVCESTSGTKGKPAGDKESTKVKAKPAEKEVPEKDNELSVSLLNIQVGLIRNAWKHPSADSLLVEEIDVGETKLRQVVSGLAKYCSPDELTNRLVVLITNVKPGKLRDVMSEGLVLCASNEDHSKVEPLLPPQGAKIGERVSFSGIDGKPEDVLNPKKKQLEKITPNLFTDEKGVATFKGIPFMTSGGPCTSSIAKATIK, encoded by the exons ATGGCTTCCGTTGAAAGCAGAAACAAATTGATAGCTTCGGCTCTTTGCAAGCACCTTTCATTGGATCCT AGTATTATTCCTGCTGATAGTTTAGGAAGCGATGTTAAGAACCTTTATTCGAACATCAAAGCTGCATCTGCAAATGCTGTTAATCAAAGTGATGAG GTGCTGAAGTGGGTAGAATTTGCAGAAGCTTTCCCCCTCACCCTCGAATCAAACTTCGAGAATCTCAAGACATTGAATGATGAACTGTCTGTAAAGTCTGTGCTACTGGGAAATGGATTGAAAACCTCCGAAGCTGATGTTATAGTGTTTTCCGCGATTCATTCCTCCGTG ATCAACCTTTCAAATCCAAACAAGGAAAAGCTGCCACATGTGTTGAGATGGATGGATTACATCCAG CACAAGGAGGACTTTGTAGGTTTATTTGAGAAAATACCATTGCAGAAGCCTGAATTTGAGCCTCCAGTAAAT GTAACAAAACCAGCTGTTACTTCGGAAGCtgattcaaaatcaaccaaaactgAGCAAAGTGTAAAGAATGTTAACAAGAAAGAACCAGACACAAGCAATGGCAAAAGCAAAGCTGATGTTTGTGAATCAacctct gGCACTAAGGGAAAGCCAGCAGGAGACAAAGAATCTACAAAAGTCAAGGCAAAACCTGCTGAAAAAGAAGTGCCTGAGAAAGACAATGAACTTAGCGTCAGTTTACTTAATATTCAAGTAGGACTAATCCGCAATGCGTGGAAGCATCCATCTGCAGATAG TTTGCTAGTTGAGGAGATAGATGTTGGGGAAACAAAATTGCGGCAGGTTGTTAGTGGTTTGGCAAAGTATTGTAGTCCCGATGAGTTGACG AATCGGCTTGTTGTACTTATTACAAATGTCAAACCTGGAAAACTACGGGATGTGATGTCTGAAGGACTg GTATTATGTGCTTCTAATGAAGATCACAGCAAGGTGGAGCCCTTGCTCCCTCCACAAGGAGCTAAAATAGGGGAACGTGTTTCCTTTTCTGG GATTGATGGTAAGCCAGAAGATGTACTTAACCCAAAAAAGAAACAGCTTGAGAAGATCACACCG AATCTCTTCACTGATGAGAAGGGTGTGGCCACATTCAAGGGAATACCATTTATGACATCTGGTGGACCATGTACGTCATCCATTGCCAAGGcaactattaaataa